In bacterium, one genomic interval encodes:
- a CDS encoding histidine kinase: MKRRRIKRDELRDLIIESGFSSSDISPHDLDFKDLMRFRVNNILLVSSRYDFYTLVDDGQLTEAIFSEYLELNLHYAPSITRVYSGEAALEALDQHQFDLVITMMRLGDMSLEAFCSAAKERNKDIPVALLGYQSKELQVLLNRGAIDLFDRVFIWSGDRKLFLAIIKLLEDWMNARTDCNDFGVRAIILVEDSPQFYSSFLPLIYTELIKQGQMLIEEGKNFAEKLLRQRARPKILHATNFEEAWRYFHKYRKELLGIITDIKFPIEGKEDDRAGIKYIRRVREKCPELPVLVQSSREDLRQEILNLNAAFANKGSRTLLQEVRDFMLNNFGFGDFVFRYPNGEEVDRARTIRQLRQKLRSVPEESLRFHASHDHFSNWLLARTRFRLAAEIKPVKITEFKSMDELRTYIIRKIDELVIFDERGMIAEFSEDEFDSPATFLRIGRGSLGGKARGLAFIDNILKNYLHPSYFPNVRIKIPRSTILCTEVFAQFMEMNGLLPIAVENIPDEDIVARFMEARFPEQIEDDLRALVAWIPTPLAIRSSSLLEDTLYQPFAGIYATVMLPNSNDDREVRFRELEHAIKYVYASTYLKSAKNYIEATGHRIEEEQMAVIIQEMAGKSFDNYFYPHYSGVARSFNYYPFGDARQSDGIVNLAVGLGKTIVDGGVSAQFCPQYPTILPQFATRKDYFSNSQKRFFALNLQSDPLTQKPSEDENLDLLDTKISEQHGTLEYLASTYSTEDDTLYEGTFRKGLRVINFAPILQSEFIPLAKVLRLLMKLCETAMNCPVEIEFAGVLGEHFDDISEFDFLQVRPMVKEEGSVDLREDAIDESQLMLKSGNVLGNGVYFLRDIVYVPPERFDSAKTMDMAGEIAAHNKRLLAEEKPYLLLGPGRWGSSDPWLGIPVRFTGISGATAIVETSLPNMLPDPSQGSHFFQNLTSFHIAYFTTRHFREEDYIDWEWLNTLEVVEEGPFVRHVRAPEELEVRVDGQSGAGIILKQRTGQEKRYNKDAMREIANPLGS; this comes from the coding sequence ATGAAACGCAGACGCATCAAACGCGACGAGCTACGGGATCTTATCATCGAATCGGGGTTTTCGAGCAGCGACATCAGTCCTCACGATCTCGATTTCAAAGACCTGATGCGTTTTCGTGTCAACAACATCCTTCTCGTTTCCAGCCGATACGATTTCTACACTCTTGTCGATGACGGTCAGCTGACGGAAGCAATCTTCAGCGAGTACCTGGAACTGAACCTGCACTATGCCCCCTCGATCACACGCGTGTATTCAGGCGAAGCCGCTCTCGAAGCACTGGATCAGCATCAGTTCGATCTCGTGATCACTATGATGCGTCTTGGTGACATGAGCCTCGAGGCGTTTTGCAGCGCCGCGAAGGAGCGGAACAAGGATATTCCTGTTGCACTGCTCGGATATCAGAGCAAGGAGCTGCAGGTGCTGCTCAATCGCGGAGCCATCGACCTGTTTGACCGTGTGTTCATCTGGTCTGGGGACCGCAAACTTTTCCTGGCCATTATCAAGTTGCTTGAGGACTGGATGAACGCGCGCACGGACTGCAACGATTTCGGCGTGCGGGCCATTATTCTCGTGGAGGATTCCCCCCAGTTTTATTCCTCGTTTCTCCCGCTCATATACACCGAGCTGATCAAGCAGGGACAAATGCTGATCGAGGAGGGAAAAAACTTTGCCGAGAAACTCTTGCGCCAGCGCGCGCGTCCGAAAATCCTTCACGCCACAAATTTCGAGGAAGCCTGGCGCTATTTCCACAAGTACCGCAAGGAATTGCTCGGCATCATCACCGATATCAAATTCCCCATTGAAGGGAAGGAAGATGACAGGGCGGGGATCAAATACATCCGCCGTGTGCGCGAAAAATGTCCTGAGCTCCCTGTCCTCGTGCAGTCGTCGCGCGAGGATCTGCGCCAGGAAATCCTGAACCTCAACGCGGCCTTCGCCAACAAGGGCTCGCGTACCCTCCTGCAGGAAGTGCGGGATTTCATGCTGAACAATTTCGGCTTCGGCGATTTTGTCTTCCGCTATCCGAACGGGGAGGAGGTCGACCGTGCGCGCACCATCCGTCAGCTGCGGCAGAAGCTGCGCAGCGTGCCTGAGGAATCACTGCGCTTCCATGCATCGCACGACCATTTCTCCAACTGGCTGCTAGCACGCACGCGCTTTCGCCTCGCGGCGGAAATCAAACCCGTGAAGATCACCGAGTTCAAGTCAATGGACGAGCTGCGCACCTATATCATCCGCAAAATCGACGAACTTGTGATTTTCGATGAGCGTGGAATGATTGCCGAGTTTTCCGAGGACGAATTCGATTCGCCGGCCACCTTCCTGCGTATTGGACGTGGTTCGCTGGGAGGGAAAGCGCGTGGACTCGCGTTCATCGACAATATTCTCAAGAATTATCTCCACCCCTCGTATTTCCCGAATGTGCGTATCAAAATCCCACGGTCCACCATACTCTGTACCGAGGTGTTTGCACAGTTTATGGAGATGAATGGACTGCTGCCGATTGCGGTGGAGAATATTCCTGACGAGGATATTGTGGCGCGCTTCATGGAAGCGCGTTTCCCGGAGCAAATCGAAGACGATCTCCGGGCGCTGGTTGCATGGATTCCCACACCGCTGGCCATCCGATCCTCGAGTCTGCTCGAAGACACGCTCTACCAGCCCTTTGCCGGCATCTATGCAACCGTGATGCTGCCGAACAGCAACGATGACAGGGAAGTGCGTTTCCGCGAACTCGAGCATGCGATAAAGTATGTGTATGCATCTACGTATCTGAAAAGTGCCAAGAACTATATCGAAGCGACGGGCCATAGGATCGAAGAAGAGCAGATGGCCGTTATCATCCAGGAAATGGCGGGGAAGAGTTTCGACAACTATTTCTACCCGCATTATTCAGGTGTGGCACGGTCCTTCAATTATTACCCCTTCGGGGATGCAAGGCAGTCGGACGGTATTGTCAACCTGGCGGTGGGACTCGGAAAAACCATTGTGGATGGCGGTGTCAGCGCGCAGTTCTGTCCCCAGTACCCGACCATCCTTCCGCAGTTTGCAACGCGCAAGGATTATTTTTCCAATTCCCAGAAGCGATTTTTCGCCCTGAATCTGCAGTCGGATCCCCTGACGCAGAAGCCGAGTGAGGATGAGAACCTCGATTTGCTCGACACCAAAATTTCCGAGCAGCACGGAACGCTGGAGTACCTGGCGTCGACATACTCGACGGAGGACGATACGCTGTACGAAGGGACATTTCGCAAGGGCCTGCGGGTTATTAACTTTGCGCCCATTCTGCAGTCGGAGTTCATCCCGCTTGCAAAAGTGCTGCGTCTGCTCATGAAACTTTGCGAGACCGCGATGAATTGTCCGGTGGAAATCGAGTTCGCGGGCGTACTCGGCGAACACTTCGATGACATTTCCGAGTTTGATTTCCTGCAGGTACGACCCATGGTCAAGGAAGAAGGAAGTGTCGATCTGCGTGAAGATGCTATCGATGAATCGCAGTTGATGCTCAAGAGCGGAAACGTGCTCGGGAACGGTGTATATTTTCTGCGGGATATCGTCTACGTTCCGCCTGAACGTTTTGACAGTGCGAAGACCATGGATATGGCAGGGGAAATTGCAGCGCACAACAAGAGGCTGCTTGCGGAAGAGAAGCCGTACCTGCTTCTTGGTCCTGGCCGCTGGGGTTCATCGGATCCGTGGCTTGGCATCCCGGTGCGATTCACGGGCATATCGGGTGCGACGGCAATCGTCGAAACATCCTTGCCCAACATGCTGCCAGATCCTTCGCAGGGGTCGCATTTCTTCCAGAACCTGACGTCGTTTCATATTGCCTATTTCACGACGCGGCATTTCCGTGAGGAAGACTATATCGACTGGGAATGGCTGAACACGCTGGAGGTTGTCGAGGAAGGTCCATTTGTCCGGCACGTCCGTGCCCCGGAAGAGTTGGAGGTGCGTGTGGACGGTCAAAGCGGTGCAGGCATTATTCTCAAGCAACGCACGGGACAGGAGAAAAGGTATAACAAGGACGCCATGAGGGAAATCGCCAACCCCCTCGGTTCCTGA